In Bacteroidota bacterium, the following proteins share a genomic window:
- a CDS encoding T9SS type A sorting domain-containing protein, producing the protein MPHELQAKNPAKKDHSSGTKKLTKINTDDVYRPMDINNVFNYYSNNGDGSFNPFSIADEGFEFPIGSNDGTCVFEDGLVWTTFKRDTLRCGGSTYNHGLQAGRILTSGTANSGPVPSDPSDLLNRPYRVRPDIRPTTNRDTIALEESILQNTEVSYIGRFQSLSVNDLLNQYWNDWNQWPADQGAPYTDVNQDGRYEPAIDIPGYPGADQTIWMVMNDLDTARTMNLYASTPVGIEVQRTIWAYNRTTAVGDAIFVSYTFINKSGVPLDTMYVAQWVDPDVGYSGDDAIGCDTTRSLGFDYNGEPRDANYADIGLPPPSVGFDFLQGPIVPGAAADTAIFEGRVIHGYKNLPMTAFSFFLDGNITFSDPPLDNYGNYSGFSGSLQWYNLMRGLVSTTGQPFPASVTGGGKYCFPGDPVTGKGPIYLGSPPQFIPGDVRMALCSGPFTMQPGDTQEVVVGALAGMGADYLSSIAVLKNNDDFIQRTYDFFFRAAKAPPAPVVHIASLDKEIVLSWGDPEYISRTENSVSYGATPGKFTFEGYNVYQYPRYSPSGAKRVATFDLIDGVFTIIDSVYVPSLRAVITTPTQFGTDTGIFHSIDITADAIAGGQIVNDRDYYFAVTAYNYNPDAGYDAHALESAPVILTVRPQSPQNGVRIPKKSGDTLRVTKQGTSDGYVLANVVDPTILTGDAYVVGFNVDSSSNKTYWDLTDATKGIALTTHQVQSSNTSPPPGGNPAAVIVNGVSVQVFGPPPGMNPGGQGVGWNIPSGKRDWSSLNGSDYNLEGFNVSGTGGAIGMGRDWGSLFGAGQSTIPPEKLHKVMIKFSSVDSNFNILNPGDPNVSMAYRFVRQASSPLADSTFLPVVNPGPGYAFQDRRGVPLAAFDEDNNMQQLDVGFLENNATGGKEDGKYDPPSSSLGINNISTTKEYFFIFGTNYSATVNNPNIPSDILNDNSPLMWLITATMRSSNLFSAGDEFEIIPDYVNAPGVTFSFTTSAPTQKLADEKADIAKINVFPNPYFGFNRLEADKYTRWVRFTHLPSRATIRIFNLAGILVRTLVKNDPTQFADWDLLNEHQLPIGSGMYIAYIDCGSLGTKTLKFAVIPEQQFLDHY; encoded by the coding sequence TTGCCTCACGAACTTCAGGCGAAGAACCCCGCAAAGAAGGACCATTCATCCGGGACTAAAAAACTCACCAAGATTAACACGGACGATGTCTACCGGCCAATGGACATCAATAACGTCTTTAATTATTACTCCAACAACGGCGACGGTTCATTCAACCCGTTTTCGATCGCCGACGAGGGATTTGAGTTCCCGATCGGTTCAAATGACGGGACTTGCGTTTTCGAGGACGGGCTGGTCTGGACGACATTTAAGAGGGATACGCTCCGTTGCGGCGGCTCCACGTACAATCATGGTTTGCAGGCCGGGAGAATTCTCACGAGCGGGACAGCGAATTCGGGGCCGGTCCCATCAGATCCATCGGACCTTCTCAACAGACCCTACCGCGTTCGCCCCGACATCAGGCCAACGACGAACCGGGACACGATCGCCCTCGAAGAAAGCATCCTGCAAAATACTGAGGTATCGTACATCGGCCGCTTTCAGAGCCTGAGTGTCAACGATCTGCTCAACCAATACTGGAACGATTGGAATCAATGGCCGGCAGATCAAGGAGCTCCTTACACCGACGTGAACCAGGACGGACGATACGAACCGGCCATCGACATACCCGGCTACCCGGGGGCCGACCAAACCATCTGGATGGTGATGAACGACCTCGACACAGCACGTACGATGAATCTTTACGCGTCCACGCCGGTCGGGATCGAAGTCCAACGAACGATCTGGGCGTACAATCGCACTACAGCTGTCGGCGACGCGATCTTCGTCAGCTACACGTTCATCAATAAAAGCGGAGTTCCGCTCGACACGATGTATGTCGCCCAGTGGGTCGACCCTGACGTCGGGTATTCCGGGGACGATGCCATCGGCTGCGACACGACACGCAGCCTCGGCTTCGACTACAACGGCGAACCCCGCGATGCGAACTACGCCGACATTGGACTCCCCCCTCCCTCGGTCGGCTTCGATTTTCTGCAGGGCCCGATCGTTCCAGGTGCTGCCGCCGACACGGCGATATTCGAAGGGCGGGTCATTCATGGATATAAGAACCTCCCAATGACAGCCTTCTCATTCTTCCTCGACGGAAATATAACGTTCAGTGATCCTCCCTTGGACAACTATGGCAACTATAGCGGCTTCAGCGGATCCTTGCAATGGTATAATCTGATGAGAGGGCTTGTGAGCACGACTGGTCAACCCTTTCCCGCGAGCGTGACGGGAGGTGGAAAATATTGCTTCCCAGGTGATCCGGTCACGGGCAAAGGACCCATCTATTTAGGGTCCCCCCCGCAATTCATCCCGGGTGATGTACGCATGGCGCTTTGCTCCGGGCCGTTCACAATGCAGCCGGGAGATACTCAGGAAGTTGTGGTCGGTGCGCTCGCCGGCATGGGCGCCGATTACCTGTCGAGCATTGCGGTTTTGAAGAACAACGACGACTTTATCCAGCGCACATACGATTTTTTCTTCCGTGCCGCGAAAGCACCGCCGGCTCCCGTTGTTCATATAGCCTCACTCGACAAAGAAATTGTTCTTTCATGGGGGGATCCGGAGTACATATCGCGAACGGAGAACTCGGTCTCCTATGGGGCAACGCCGGGGAAATTTACATTTGAAGGGTACAATGTCTATCAGTATCCGCGATACAGCCCGAGCGGCGCAAAGCGCGTAGCGACGTTCGACCTTATCGACGGCGTGTTCACTATCATCGATTCCGTGTATGTCCCTTCCTTAAGGGCCGTCATCACTACTCCGACCCAATTCGGAACGGATACCGGCATATTCCATTCGATCGATATTACTGCCGATGCGATCGCAGGGGGACAGATCGTGAACGACCGCGATTACTATTTTGCGGTGACGGCGTACAATTATAATCCGGATGCGGGGTACGACGCGCACGCGCTGGAGAGCGCTCCAGTCATCCTGACCGTTCGTCCTCAATCGCCGCAGAACGGAGTCCGCATTCCCAAGAAGTCCGGCGACACATTGCGTGTAACAAAGCAAGGGACGAGCGATGGTTACGTTCTTGCGAACGTCGTCGACCCAACGATCCTGACCGGCGATGCGTATGTGGTAGGCTTCAATGTTGATTCCTCCAGCAACAAAACATATTGGGACCTCACCGATGCAACCAAGGGAATCGCACTCACGACACACCAGGTGCAATCGAGCAATACTTCTCCTCCTCCCGGGGGAAACCCCGCAGCCGTGATCGTGAACGGGGTCTCGGTGCAGGTCTTCGGCCCGCCGCCCGGGATGAACCCTGGAGGTCAGGGAGTCGGATGGAATATCCCTTCGGGAAAAAGAGACTGGTCGAGTCTGAACGGAAGCGATTACAACTTGGAAGGATTTAATGTGAGCGGGACTGGTGGCGCCATCGGCATGGGGCGCGACTGGGGCTCTCTTTTTGGGGCCGGTCAGTCAACCATCCCTCCGGAAAAATTGCACAAGGTGATGATCAAATTTTCCTCCGTCGATTCGAACTTCAACATTTTGAACCCGGGCGACCCGAATGTTTCGATGGCATACCGGTTTGTACGGCAGGCATCGTCACCTCTGGCCGATTCCACATTCCTTCCGGTCGTCAACCCGGGTCCCGGTTACGCTTTTCAAGACAGGCGAGGAGTGCCGCTTGCCGCGTTTGACGAGGACAACAACATGCAGCAGCTCGACGTCGGATTCCTGGAGAATAACGCTACCGGCGGAAAGGAAGACGGCAAATACGATCCGCCCTCTTCTTCATTGGGAATCAATAACATCTCTACGACCAAAGAGTATTTTTTTATTTTCGGGACAAATTATAGTGCGACGGTCAACAACCCGAATATCCCGTCAGACATCTTGAACGACAACTCACCGTTGATGTGGCTCATTACGGCGACGATGCGATCGAGCAATCTTTTCTCTGCCGGAGACGAATTCGAGATCATTCCAGACTATGTGAACGCCCCTGGCGTGACCTTTAGTTTCACCACGAGCGCTCCCACGCAAAAGCTTGCGGATGAAAAAGCCGATATTGCGAAGATCAACGTTTTTCCGAACCCATATTTTGGCTTCAACAGACTTGAAGCGGATAAATATACTCGCTGGGTGCGGTTCACGCATCTCCCCTCCCGGGCGACGATCCGCATTTTCAACCTAGCCGGCATTTTGGTCCGGACGCTGGTGAAGAACGACCCGACGCAGTTTGCCGACTGGGACCTGCTGAACGAGCATCAGCTCCCGATCGGATCAGGAATGTACATTGCCTATATCGACTGCGGAAGCCTCGGGACCAAGACGCTCAAGTTTGCCGTCATCCCGGAACAGCAGTTCTTAGACCACTATTAA
- a CDS encoding NAD(P)H-dependent oxidoreductase, which yields MNVEPAKIGVLIGSLRKGSFTRKTANALIGLSPGHLSFEILEIGDLPMYNQDLEEAPPAAWSDFRIKVKNSDGLLFVTPEYNRSIPAVLKNAIDVASRPFGKNWWDGKPGAVVSVSPGALGAFGANHHLRQALVFLNIHTMAQPEAYIGGAAKLFDDHDNLTSDTTREFLKKFMAAFGEWVAKHTARR from the coding sequence ATGAACGTTGAACCAGCGAAGATCGGCGTACTCATCGGCAGCCTTCGAAAAGGATCGTTTACCCGGAAGACCGCGAACGCATTGATAGGGCTTTCCCCTGGACATTTGTCGTTTGAAATACTAGAGATCGGCGATCTGCCGATGTACAATCAGGATCTTGAGGAAGCGCCCCCTGCGGCCTGGTCGGATTTCCGCATCAAAGTGAAAAACTCGGACGGGCTTCTCTTCGTGACGCCTGAATACAACCGTTCGATCCCGGCGGTACTCAAGAACGCAATCGACGTTGCTTCGCGGCCGTTCGGGAAGAATTGGTGGGACGGCAAACCCGGAGCGGTCGTCAGCGTTTCCCCCGGAGCGCTCGGCGCCTTCGGCGCAAACCATCATTTGCGGCAAGCCCTCGTCTTTCTTAATATTCACACGATGGCCCAGCCGGAAGCATATATCGGGGGAGCGGCGAAACTTTTCGACGACCATGATAACTTGACCAGCGACACGACACGGGAATTCTTGAAAAAGTTCATGGCCGCTTTTGGAGAGTGGGTAGCAAAGCACACGGCTCGTCGGTAA
- a CDS encoding gluconate 2-dehydrogenase subunit 3 family protein has product MNTISNLTRREFIKLAGMLAAGVGFLSGCLNFRKSDAQELSDDETMLLGAIAEQIIPADEWPGGREAGVVNFIKTQLDGPYRRFREDYRNGLAAIESTCIARYQKIFEQLSWDQQNSFLKEMESGNLNDGPWKNGFGQRFFELLRTHSLQGFYGSPRHGGNKNFISYKMMGLDEFQVIGQNRYRS; this is encoded by the coding sequence ATGAACACAATTTCGAACCTTACGCGCCGCGAATTCATCAAACTTGCCGGCATGCTCGCCGCCGGCGTCGGTTTTCTTTCGGGATGCCTGAATTTCCGGAAATCGGACGCGCAGGAGCTCTCCGACGACGAGACTATGTTGCTCGGCGCGATCGCCGAACAGATCATCCCTGCCGACGAGTGGCCCGGCGGACGGGAGGCGGGAGTGGTGAATTTCATTAAGACTCAGCTTGACGGACCGTACCGGCGATTCCGCGAGGATTACCGGAATGGGTTGGCCGCAATCGAGAGCACGTGTATTGCGAGATACCAGAAAATATTCGAACAGCTTTCCTGGGATCAGCAGAACTCCTTCCTGAAGGAAATGGAGTCCGGGAACCTCAATGACGGCCCGTGGAAGAACGGGTTCGGGCAGAGGTTCTTCGAGTTGTTGCGTACACATTCACTGCAAGGGTTCTATGGAAGTCCTCGGCACGGAGGGAATAAGAATTTTATCAGCTATAAGATGATGGGGCTGGATGAGTTTCAGGTGATCGGACAAAATCGTTATCGGTCGTAG
- a CDS encoding GMC family oxidoreductase has protein sequence MSNKHVNAVVVGAGAGGGVVAKELSAAGLSVVLFERGGWASYDAHDHDELLSQRTTVLGNAFGPDDDRYRRVVVNDDGTTEVVVPSDGAYNNVAACVGSGTVSYGAMAWRFMTEDFKMKTTYGHVEGATLEDWPITYDDLEPCYEKAEWEIGVAGDASQNPFAARRSKPYPMPPFAYNKEARMIEAAMHRAGLHPFPIPMLRNSVEYNSRPACVRRRSCCGFGCPLNAKSGTHNTVIPTAIATGNCELRTNCVVSELIIDDAGKISGVVYFDGENLKQEQTADIIVIAASATETPRLLLNSRSKHFPTGVGNRYDWVGRNLQGHAYTGAFGLFEEDIFDDVGPGASIAVSDFSHHNPGIVGGGILANEFTRLPYLFTGIRPPGSPSWGKAHKEFQRKYFRRNAQVVGPIQEMPNFDSRVQVDPSVKDAWGIPVVRLSGRRHPKDVEGCEFLSRKAEMILKEAGAFQTWRAVGGHGLSGGQHQAGTCRMGNDPQTSVTDKFGRVHDTPNVFIADASLHVNNGGFNPALTIMALGYWVGGHIAGEWQKGNRFS, from the coding sequence ATGAGCAACAAACATGTCAATGCCGTTGTCGTCGGTGCCGGGGCAGGAGGGGGAGTCGTTGCGAAGGAACTCAGCGCTGCCGGACTTTCGGTCGTTCTTTTCGAACGAGGCGGGTGGGCTTCATATGACGCGCACGATCACGACGAGCTTCTCTCGCAGCGCACCACCGTTCTCGGCAACGCGTTCGGTCCGGATGATGACCGGTACCGCAGGGTTGTAGTGAACGACGACGGTACGACGGAAGTCGTCGTTCCTAGCGACGGGGCGTACAATAATGTGGCGGCGTGTGTCGGTTCCGGGACGGTGAGCTACGGCGCGATGGCGTGGCGTTTTATGACCGAAGATTTCAAAATGAAGACGACCTATGGTCACGTCGAAGGGGCAACGCTGGAGGACTGGCCGATCACCTACGACGACCTGGAGCCGTGCTACGAAAAGGCGGAGTGGGAAATCGGCGTTGCCGGAGATGCGTCGCAAAATCCGTTTGCCGCTCGCCGCAGTAAACCGTACCCGATGCCCCCCTTCGCGTATAACAAAGAGGCAAGAATGATTGAGGCGGCGATGCACCGGGCCGGACTTCATCCCTTCCCCATTCCTATGCTGCGGAACTCGGTGGAATACAACAGTCGTCCCGCCTGCGTGCGACGACGCTCCTGCTGCGGATTCGGCTGTCCGCTCAACGCCAAATCCGGAACGCACAACACGGTCATCCCGACGGCGATCGCCACGGGCAACTGTGAGCTGCGAACGAACTGCGTTGTCAGCGAATTGATCATCGACGATGCCGGGAAAATTTCGGGGGTCGTTTATTTTGACGGGGAGAACCTTAAGCAGGAACAGACCGCCGACATCATCGTCATTGCCGCCTCCGCAACTGAGACTCCCCGATTGCTGTTGAATTCAAGATCTAAACACTTCCCGACCGGAGTAGGGAATCGGTACGACTGGGTCGGGCGGAATCTGCAGGGGCATGCCTACACCGGCGCCTTTGGATTGTTCGAAGAGGATATTTTTGATGATGTCGGACCGGGCGCTTCGATCGCTGTCAGCGACTTCAGTCACCACAATCCGGGGATCGTCGGCGGGGGAATTCTCGCGAACGAGTTCACCCGGCTGCCGTATCTCTTCACCGGCATCCGTCCTCCTGGGTCGCCGTCGTGGGGGAAAGCGCACAAGGAATTTCAACGGAAATATTTCCGGCGCAACGCGCAGGTCGTCGGCCCTATTCAGGAAATGCCGAATTTCGACTCCCGCGTGCAGGTAGATCCGTCGGTCAAAGATGCTTGGGGAATCCCGGTCGTTCGCCTTTCAGGCCGCCGTCATCCAAAAGATGTGGAGGGATGCGAATTTCTTTCGCGAAAAGCGGAGATGATACTGAAAGAGGCCGGAGCGTTTCAAACGTGGCGCGCAGTCGGGGGCCACGGCTTGAGCGGCGGACAGCATCAGGCGGGAACATGCCGCATGGGGAACGACCCGCAGACTTCCGTGACCGACAAATTCGGCCGCGTACACGATACACCGAATGTTTTCATCGCCGATGCGAGCCTTCATGTCAATAACGGCGGATTCAATCCTGCGCTGACCATCATGGCTCTCGGGTACTGGGTGGGAGGACATATCGCGGGTGAATGGCAAAAAGGAAACCGCTTTTCCTGA
- a CDS encoding NapC/NirT family cytochrome c yields the protein MKKSKKLFLIVSGAILLLLLAFGGFSYYWEAASPQATCASCHEIESSSNMWAKSGHRALLCKECHGTALSNGFHSLKEKGMMFVHHFTEGEKGEVALSEAQRLEIMDNCRRCHGEEYANWTSGGHSATYAAIFLNEKHNSTEQLNADCLRCHGMFYEGTIKDLVAPLSIKGPWTLNISEKSTEPVIPCFTCHEVHRPGIPAVPANASDPKKIFYERKVNLPKALFYYRYEKTHVETADLPFPAIWDGGRKVEVSDDPVQRICLQCHAPNAFHQAGTGDDRTPRGIHEGLSCLACHDHHSNDSKQSCKNCHPAISNCQLDVTKMNTTFADSKSPHNIHSMRCIDCHPKGIPKPKKSRG from the coding sequence GTGAAAAAATCAAAAAAGCTATTTCTTATTGTTAGCGGCGCAATTCTTTTGCTCCTCCTTGCCTTCGGCGGTTTCTCGTACTATTGGGAAGCGGCATCGCCTCAGGCGACGTGTGCAAGCTGTCATGAAATAGAAAGTTCATCCAACATGTGGGCGAAAAGCGGCCACCGCGCCCTCCTGTGCAAAGAGTGCCACGGCACGGCGTTGAGCAACGGTTTCCACAGCCTGAAAGAAAAAGGGATGATGTTTGTCCATCATTTCACAGAAGGGGAAAAAGGGGAAGTCGCTTTGAGTGAGGCGCAAAGGCTGGAGATCATGGACAACTGCAGGCGCTGCCACGGCGAGGAATATGCAAACTGGACCTCGGGAGGACATTCGGCGACATACGCAGCGATCTTTCTGAACGAGAAACACAACTCCACGGAGCAGCTGAACGCCGATTGTCTCCGGTGTCACGGAATGTTCTACGAGGGGACGATAAAGGACCTGGTAGCTCCGCTGAGCATCAAGGGTCCTTGGACGCTCAATATTTCAGAAAAATCCACCGAGCCGGTGATCCCCTGTTTCACCTGCCACGAAGTTCATCGTCCGGGAATTCCAGCGGTTCCCGCAAACGCGTCCGACCCGAAAAAAATATTTTACGAGAGAAAAGTCAACCTCCCCAAAGCGTTGTTCTATTACCGGTATGAGAAGACGCATGTCGAAACTGCCGACCTTCCGTTCCCCGCCATTTGGGACGGCGGCCGAAAGGTCGAAGTTTCCGATGATCCCGTCCAGCGCATTTGCCTTCAGTGTCATGCCCCCAATGCATTTCATCAGGCGGGTACTGGAGACGACCGGACGCCCCGCGGCATTCATGAAGGGCTCAGCTGTCTTGCCTGCCATGATCATCACAGCAACGATTCAAAACAGAGCTGCAAAAATTGTCATCCCGCCATCTCGAACTGCCAGCTCGATGTAACGAAGATGAACACCACGTTCGCCGACAGTAAAAGCCCGCATAACATACATTCGATGCGGTGCATCGACTGCCATCCCAAAGGCATACCGAAGCCGAAAAAATCACGGGGATGA
- a CDS encoding DUF5060 domain-containing protein, whose amino-acid sequence MAILLFSIPFFSDAQSVLDYTMLTAAVKQFEKAESSISDSGSYKNPFDSREVSLDMEITSPSGKPLELPCYFDTLQPKGTLWKARFAPQETGLYSYTFRLQTRTGTVESRSGNFTSLPGTKPGFLHKNNLWTFEFDDGTLFRGIGENIGWESRSFENPKWTYDYLLPKLAANKGNFFRTWLCSWNLPLEWKKVHPTVRYTNSDRYFNPGAIQRLDELVALCDSLGLYFMLTIDWHGALIPDAEWRSNSYNSANGGSASTPTEFFTSQPAQEQYKNKLRYLVARWGYSTSIAAWEFFNEIDNAAFTRQDSIRIPHAAVTEWHMEMSRYLKDIDPYGHLVTTSISHRDIQGLNSIASIDFNQKHIYKHTEKIPKIYPSYIETFGKPYVVGEFGYRWEDDDSAYGASFDFDFKRGLWYGLFSPTPILPMSWWWELFDKRNMTPYFRSVSLINQKMLDAGRGSFFPFTISSGKLESYGVRCGSTYFIYLLNNTDTVIAAPVSFSADMIGGMSVQSFTPERRSFANISNFSLHKKTVAINVRVAGKKELVLIISKREKPL is encoded by the coding sequence ATGGCGATCCTTCTTTTCTCCATTCCTTTTTTCTCCGACGCTCAGTCAGTACTTGACTACACGATGCTCACAGCCGCCGTGAAGCAGTTCGAAAAAGCAGAATCGAGCATTTCGGACAGCGGATCGTACAAAAATCCATTCGACTCAAGGGAAGTCTCACTGGATATGGAGATCACCAGCCCATCCGGCAAACCGCTTGAGCTCCCCTGTTACTTTGACACACTTCAACCGAAAGGGACTTTGTGGAAAGCTCGATTCGCTCCTCAGGAAACGGGATTGTACTCGTACACGTTCCGGCTGCAAACCCGAACTGGGACCGTCGAATCTCGCTCCGGAAATTTTACTTCTCTGCCGGGGACAAAACCGGGTTTCCTTCATAAGAACAACCTGTGGACGTTCGAATTTGACGACGGAACTCTGTTCAGGGGAATCGGCGAGAACATCGGCTGGGAGTCGAGGTCTTTTGAAAACCCGAAGTGGACCTACGATTATCTCCTCCCGAAGCTTGCAGCAAACAAGGGAAATTTCTTCAGGACGTGGCTCTGCAGCTGGAACCTTCCGTTAGAATGGAAGAAAGTCCATCCTACTGTTCGTTATACAAACAGCGACCGCTATTTCAATCCGGGGGCGATACAACGACTCGACGAACTGGTTGCTCTCTGCGACAGCCTGGGGTTGTATTTCATGCTGACGATCGATTGGCATGGCGCGTTGATTCCGGATGCCGAATGGCGATCCAACAGCTACAATTCCGCAAACGGGGGTTCGGCATCGACGCCGACGGAATTCTTTACGTCGCAGCCGGCACAGGAACAATATAAGAACAAGCTACGCTACCTCGTAGCCCGATGGGGCTACAGCACGAGCATCGCCGCATGGGAGTTCTTCAACGAAATCGACAACGCTGCCTTCACACGACAGGACAGCATCCGCATTCCGCATGCCGCCGTCACCGAATGGCACATGGAGATGAGCAGATATCTGAAGGACATCGACCCGTACGGCCATCTGGTCACGACAAGCATCTCCCACCGCGACATCCAAGGACTCAATTCGATCGCATCCATTGACTTCAATCAGAAGCATATTTACAAACACACTGAAAAAATCCCGAAAATTTATCCTTCCTACATTGAAACCTTTGGCAAGCCGTACGTCGTCGGGGAATTTGGATACCGATGGGAGGACGACGACTCCGCCTATGGTGCATCCTTCGACTTTGATTTCAAGCGGGGGCTTTGGTACGGCCTCTTTAGTCCAACCCCGATTTTGCCGATGAGCTGGTGGTGGGAATTATTCGACAAAAGAAACATGACGCCGTATTTCCGAAGCGTCAGCCTGATCAATCAAAAAATGCTCGATGCCGGGCGAGGCTCCTTTTTTCCGTTCACGATTTCGTCGGGCAAACTGGAAAGTTATGGAGTCCGGTGCGGCAGCACGTATTTCATCTACCTGCTGAACAACACCGATACCGTTATCGCTGCACCCGTTTCTTTCTCTGCCGACATGATCGGGGGGATGAGTGTCCAATCGTTCACTCCGGAGAGAAGGTCCTTTGCAAACATCTCTAATTTTTCATTGCATAAAAAAACCGTTGCCATCAACGTGAGAGTCGCCGGCAAAAAGGAACTCGTTCTTATCATCAGCAAACGGGAAAAGCCCCTTTAG
- a CDS encoding carbohydrate porin codes for MSRYGHGFFSKFSWSPSAVFLAAALSSSPAGFAQSQPADTLQQDWNFHFQETVVLQYHPDFKAKYSGLNSLDTSEGVQTSLTSTFFLGRRLWKNAEAYINPELAGGNGLSRVTGVAGFPNGETFRIGDPSPQFTIARVYITQRFDLSDARTTVDDDENQLRETRPDSYVDLTLGKVSMIDYFDKNRYSDDPRTKFLNWALMTNGAWDYPANTHGYTWGFVAEFISPQWALHLSTAMVPTEANQSVMDTHFDRAHSETIELDRNYLLGESHGVVRLLGFHTMARMGNYNAALQFPPGDIDVTATRSYGRSKYGVCLNIEQELIDNLGMMIRAGWNDGNNETWMFTEIDQAVSGAIVYDGKAWNRPRDNCGLALLANGISADHRAYLKAGGYGFLIGDGNLNYAPESIAEAYYLCSLETYHLQLSPDYQFILDPAYNKDRGPVHVFAFRIHSEF; via the coding sequence ATGTCAAGATACGGTCACGGATTCTTCTCAAAATTCTCATGGTCCCCTTCCGCGGTCTTTCTTGCCGCGGCCTTATCGTCATCCCCAGCCGGGTTTGCGCAATCTCAGCCTGCTGATACGTTGCAACAGGATTGGAATTTTCACTTCCAGGAAACAGTCGTTCTGCAATACCATCCCGATTTTAAGGCAAAGTATTCCGGCTTGAATAGTCTCGACACGAGCGAAGGGGTTCAGACATCGCTCACTTCGACGTTCTTTCTCGGCAGACGGCTCTGGAAGAATGCTGAGGCATACATCAACCCGGAACTCGCCGGCGGCAATGGACTCAGCCGTGTCACGGGTGTCGCAGGCTTTCCGAACGGCGAAACTTTCCGCATCGGCGATCCTTCCCCGCAATTCACGATCGCGAGGGTGTACATTACGCAGCGGTTCGACTTATCCGATGCGCGGACAACGGTTGACGACGATGAGAATCAATTGAGGGAAACGCGGCCGGACTCATACGTCGACCTTACGCTGGGGAAGGTCAGCATGATCGATTATTTCGACAAGAACCGCTATAGTGACGACCCGCGCACGAAGTTTCTCAACTGGGCGTTGATGACAAACGGCGCATGGGATTACCCCGCCAACACGCACGGCTACACGTGGGGATTCGTCGCTGAATTTATTTCGCCGCAATGGGCGCTGCATCTCTCGACTGCCATGGTGCCGACCGAAGCAAATCAATCCGTCATGGATACGCATTTCGACCGGGCCCATTCCGAAACAATCGAGCTCGACCGCAATTATCTTCTTGGCGAAAGCCACGGCGTAGTACGTCTTCTCGGTTTTCACACGATGGCCCGGATGGGAAACTACAATGCGGCCCTTCAGTTTCCCCCCGGCGACATCGACGTCACTGCAACTCGATCATACGGCCGGAGCAAGTACGGGGTATGCTTGAATATCGAACAGGAATTGATCGACAACCTCGGCATGATGATCAGAGCGGGATGGAACGACGGAAACAATGAAACGTGGATGTTCACGGAGATCGACCAAGCGGTGAGCGGGGCGATTGTGTATGACGGCAAAGCGTGGAACCGTCCACGGGACAATTGCGGCCTTGCCCTCCTCGCGAACGGGATCTCCGCCGATCACCGCGCCTATCTTAAAGCGGGCGGCTACGGATTCCTCATCGGCGACGGCAATTTGAATTACGCCCCCGAGTCTATCGCCGAAGCGTACTACCTCTGTTCTCTCGAAACGTACCACTTGCAGCTCTCCCCCGACTACCAATTCATCCTCGACCCGGCCTACAACAAAGACCGCGGGCCCGTTCATGTTTTTGCCTTCCGAATCCATTCGGAGTTCTGA